A region from the Mesomycoplasma hyopneumoniae J genome encodes:
- the ylqF gene encoding ribosome biogenesis GTPase YlqF: MKINWFPGHMARSINDIENKARIADLFILIVDGRCPISSLNENFLQIAKQKMTLVIVTKIDLADKNKFTKIKKFFTDKKFFILFVNLRDYSARLKILSHLNKIFKIKQEKNSTKFFSPSLKCFVVGVPNTGKSTLINLITKSQLKVGNQPGITRNNQWISYDKFLFLDTPGILLPKMNDQILAVKLAIIGLIRWEILNISDLFIEAYKIISEQYPNFITDLKLKPSLIDSEIEENLLILSKNKKFINKNGLDLSRCRRWFLMHIGKQKITLD, encoded by the coding sequence ATGAAAATAAATTGATTTCCAGGTCATATGGCAAGAAGCATAAATGACATAGAAAATAAAGCGCGAATAGCAGATCTTTTTATTTTAATTGTGGATGGGAGATGCCCTATTTCTAGTCTAAATGAGAATTTTTTGCAGATTGCAAAACAAAAAATGACACTAGTAATAGTAACAAAAATTGATTTAGCTGATAAAAATAAATTCACTAAAATAAAAAAATTTTTTACGGATAAAAAATTTTTTATTCTCTTTGTAAATTTACGAGATTATTCAGCTAGATTAAAAATTCTATCACATTTAAATAAAATATTTAAAATAAAACAAGAAAAAAATTCAACTAAATTTTTTTCGCCAAGTCTAAAATGTTTTGTTGTCGGAGTGCCTAACACTGGAAAATCAACGCTAATAAATTTAATCACAAAATCACAACTAAAGGTAGGAAACCAACCGGGAATAACGAGAAATAATCAATGAATTAGCTATGATAAATTTCTTTTTCTTGACACCCCAGGTATCCTATTGCCAAAAATGAACGATCAAATTTTAGCCGTAAAATTAGCTATTATTGGTTTGATAAGGTGGGAAATTCTAAATATTAGCGATCTTTTTATTGAAGCATACAAAATAATTTCTGAACAATATCCAAATTTTATTACAGATTTAAAACTAAAACCCTCACTAATTGATTCAGAGATTGAAGAAAACTTGTTGATTTTGTCCAAAAATAAAAAATTTATAAATAAAAATGGTCTAGATTTGTCTCGCTGTCGAAGATGATTTTTAATGCATATTGGCAAACAAAAAATTACACTAGATTAA
- a CDS encoding S8 family serine peptidase — MKLAKFKKIILLLVFWPSIFLIYHSFLINFNTKKYWYASNFSNKIDIREPFAKKFSNSAKIDDFDNQFELKLLLNPNFLSTESKEISNFNLEFIKKIEKSRLKFKEVKSSKILPIVWFYFDTENDREFFVKNSIENSFISRYIVYKNEGDKKIKPLSWYRYNDQFLDNYYHYLPKTPIDKFKESLLKNIKIVNFEEQTKKDELTYKSPQTKVGAIEVTDEFNYNFMSYFNANNFHINDLGSTNKWNEQKEGQKEPYHSTLVSLILGGKLGIDTKSTPYLSIFGINSQWQKAIEWMVKTNNVKVINHSYGGGKKEFYDYDEDSFFLDFLARKYGVINVFAAGNGAREYSDEEYEDHPWIDAWSLSLNSIVVGALDDNSEPWKIAKNKIADYSNYKTGQQYYELAKPLVVAPGRIYNPVTNRSKDDFVSGTSFAAPVVTGLISTLLREKPNLDNDDNRLIALKAILSASAISPDHSDLTKKKSGYFEKYGSGTPDFKNMLKASENTYFIKDQKKSENEIIFTSKPFWVNSNDRIKASLSWMFNAGLLKNKVAAPDKSNYISWWWFLTPFAPIVFPIAGAAAILDAKAKIDKYKNDFDKWSKTHINSERLNLEATKKNQNDTWVSDYDLYLQKLDSNNNWIDVSWSTSIKSNDELIDFRAKESGYYRLYIKKFKSVTFDNSVEDKLALSYLVNNEK; from the coding sequence ATGAAATTAGCAAAATTTAAAAAAATAATTTTATTATTGGTGTTTTGACCATCAATTTTTTTAATATATCACTCTTTTCTTATAAATTTTAATACTAAAAAATATTGATATGCTTCAAATTTTAGTAATAAAATCGATATAAGAGAACCTTTTGCCAAAAAGTTCAGTAACTCGGCAAAAATTGATGATTTTGATAATCAATTCGAATTAAAACTATTGTTAAACCCTAATTTCTTGAGTACTGAGTCTAAAGAAATAAGTAACTTTAATCTTGAATTTATTAAAAAAATAGAAAAATCAAGATTAAAATTCAAAGAAGTTAAGAGCAGTAAAATATTACCAATTGTATGGTTTTATTTTGATACCGAGAATGATAGAGAGTTTTTTGTAAAGAATTCAATAGAAAACTCGTTCATTAGTCGTTACATCGTATATAAAAATGAAGGAGATAAAAAAATAAAGCCTTTAAGTTGGTATCGTTATAATGATCAATTTCTAGATAATTACTACCATTATTTACCTAAAACTCCAATTGACAAATTCAAAGAATCATTGTTAAAAAATATTAAGATTGTTAATTTTGAAGAACAGACTAAAAAGGATGAATTAACTTACAAATCACCACAAACAAAAGTTGGCGCAATTGAAGTTACTGATGAATTTAACTATAATTTTATGAGTTATTTTAATGCTAATAATTTTCATATTAACGACTTGGGATCTACTAATAAGTGAAATGAACAAAAGGAAGGTCAAAAAGAACCATATCATTCAACTTTAGTATCATTAATATTAGGCGGTAAACTGGGCATTGATACCAAGTCAACTCCCTATTTGTCTATATTTGGTATTAACAGTCAATGACAAAAAGCAATTGAATGGATGGTTAAAACCAATAATGTTAAAGTAATAAATCATAGTTATGGGGGTGGAAAAAAAGAGTTTTACGATTATGATGAAGACTCCTTTTTTCTTGATTTTTTAGCAAGAAAATATGGTGTTATTAACGTTTTTGCAGCGGGTAACGGTGCAAGAGAATATTCTGATGAGGAATATGAGGACCACCCTTGAATAGATGCGTGAAGTTTGTCTTTAAATTCTATAGTTGTTGGGGCACTTGATGATAATTCTGAACCTTGAAAAATTGCCAAAAACAAAATTGCTGACTATTCAAATTATAAAACTGGCCAACAATATTATGAACTGGCCAAACCTTTAGTCGTCGCTCCCGGGCGGATTTATAATCCTGTTACTAATCGTTCTAAGGATGATTTTGTTAGCGGAACTAGTTTTGCAGCCCCTGTTGTCACTGGCTTAATATCAACACTGCTAAGAGAAAAACCAAATTTAGATAATGATGATAATAGACTAATAGCATTAAAAGCAATTTTATCTGCTTCGGCAATTTCCCCAGATCATAGTGATTTAACTAAAAAGAAAAGCGGTTATTTTGAAAAATATGGCTCAGGCACTCCTGATTTTAAAAATATGTTAAAAGCTAGTGAAAATACCTACTTTATTAAAGACCAAAAAAAATCAGAAAATGAAATAATTTTTACTAGCAAACCATTCTGAGTAAATTCAAACGATAGAATTAAAGCTTCTTTATCTTGAATGTTTAATGCTGGTCTTCTAAAAAATAAAGTTGCTGCGCCTGACAAGAGCAACTACATAAGTTGATGGTGATTTTTAACACCCTTTGCTCCGATTGTTTTCCCAATTGCAGGCGCTGCAGCTATTTTAGATGCTAAAGCTAAGATAGACAAATATAAAAATGACTTTGACAAATGGTCAAAAACACATATTAATTCTGAACGTTTAAACTTAGAAGCTACTAAAAAAAATCAAAATGACACTTGGGTTTCAGATTATGATTTGTATTTGCAAAAACTTGATTCAAACAATAATTGAATTGATGTTTCTTGGTCAACAAGTATTAAAAGCAATGATGAATTAATTGATTTTAGAGCAAAAGAATCAGGCTACTATCGGCTTTATATCAAAAAATTTAAATCTGTAACTTTTGATAATTCTGTTGAAGATAAATTAGCACTTTCTTATTTGGTTAATAATGAAAAATAA
- the secA gene encoding preprotein translocase subunit SecA, protein MKNLFNFFKTSSELRLAYRLLKQINQKRSFYGAMTDFDLANQTNIFKKRLANGEKLKDIRVDAFAVAREATKRILGKTPYDVQILGGLILDMGSVAEMKTGEGKTIASIPPVYLNALLGQGVIVSTVNEYLAERDAEDNGKVYNFLGLTVGINKTEMDANTKRMMYNADITYSVHSELGFDYLRDNMVFSAAEKVQRGLNFCLIDEVDSILIDEAKTPLIISGGKTNLPAQYLSANQFVNTLIAEDFYIDEETKGIKLNDKGIDKANAFFGLRNLYEIQNSEIVHRIQNALRANKVMKRDVEYIVQDGKIALVDQFTGRIMAGRSYSEGLQQALQAKEGLEIEPETKTLATITYQNFFRLFKKLSGMTGTAKTEEQEFIDVYNMRVNVIPTNKPMIRKDEKDEIFATSHEKNQAIISEVERVHKMGQPILIGTSQVVDSETLSEMLNQKGLYHTVLNAKQNQLEAEIIAKAGRKNAITIATNMAGRGTDIILEPGVTELGGLYILGTDKAEARRIDNQLRGRSGRQGDVGISRFFISLQDQLFRRFTNFDQIFGAYGQTNGAIKGKYIHAVLLAAQKKIEGFNFDMRKTVLSYDDVIRQQRDLIYAQRDILLQIENFDHYIQKMIIRAVDIILSYDFIILPNQEIHYKNLINFLNDNLSRITHFNFGQIGIENYPIEQLNEFLIKQLETIYFKQIQSVLKENLGKTYFESERYIILSTLDSQWQNHIDTIDKLRSSANLVQYSQKNPYQIFTEEATKKFNILVAESAYQAIVSLFNNSNAEKIEYIKAILSDGTAISYPADSPQEIIDQIIASNEERIAAARKAKEEKQPEFIEKQLAKLKIEKVESGEEFELWKIGDSKLVNLKKEMPLDEKQNILVKMQQEQLEMMSEEEKNLIQEQNLEIVEIEEIEEEIQNENPQKVEFVDFKNDPDAYNKLIFGADYADKQLISSEEEDNNEKTNINNNEDLERTKGEAQQTAKNPNE, encoded by the coding sequence ATGAAAAATCTATTTAACTTTTTTAAAACCTCATCCGAATTACGGCTCGCATACCGGCTTTTGAAACAAATTAACCAAAAACGTAGTTTTTATGGTGCAATGACCGATTTTGACCTGGCAAACCAGACCAATATTTTCAAAAAAAGGCTTGCAAACGGCGAAAAACTCAAGGATATTCGTGTTGATGCTTTCGCAGTTGCCCGCGAGGCGACCAAGCGAATTTTAGGCAAAACCCCTTATGATGTCCAGATTCTTGGGGGTCTAATTTTGGATATGGGATCAGTTGCTGAAATGAAAACCGGTGAAGGAAAAACAATTGCTTCAATCCCGCCTGTCTATCTTAATGCGCTTTTAGGCCAAGGGGTAATTGTCTCAACTGTTAATGAATATTTAGCCGAACGAGATGCTGAAGATAATGGAAAAGTCTATAACTTTTTAGGCCTTACAGTCGGAATTAACAAAACCGAAATGGATGCAAATACCAAAAGAATGATGTATAATGCCGATATTACTTATTCGGTTCATTCTGAATTAGGTTTTGATTATCTCCGGGATAATATGGTTTTTTCAGCAGCTGAAAAAGTTCAAAGGGGACTAAATTTTTGCCTAATCGATGAAGTAGACTCAATTTTGATCGATGAAGCCAAAACCCCTTTGATTATCAGTGGTGGCAAAACTAACCTTCCAGCCCAATATTTATCCGCGAACCAATTTGTTAATACTCTAATTGCTGAAGATTTTTATATTGATGAAGAAACTAAGGGAATTAAATTAAATGATAAAGGAATCGATAAGGCAAATGCTTTTTTTGGCCTTCGTAATTTATATGAAATTCAAAACTCAGAAATAGTTCATCGAATTCAAAACGCGCTGAGAGCCAATAAGGTGATGAAACGCGATGTTGAATATATTGTCCAGGACGGCAAAATTGCCTTAGTTGATCAATTTACTGGGCGAATTATGGCTGGAAGATCTTATTCTGAAGGTCTCCAGCAAGCCCTGCAAGCAAAAGAGGGGCTTGAAATTGAACCTGAGACAAAAACACTAGCAACAATTACCTATCAAAATTTTTTTCGCCTTTTTAAAAAATTATCAGGGATGACCGGGACTGCCAAAACCGAAGAACAAGAATTTATCGATGTTTATAATATGCGCGTGAATGTGATTCCGACAAACAAACCGATGATTCGTAAGGATGAAAAAGATGAAATTTTTGCCACTAGTCACGAAAAAAATCAAGCTATAATTTCCGAAGTTGAACGTGTTCATAAAATGGGGCAGCCAATTTTAATTGGAACCTCACAAGTTGTTGACTCTGAAACGCTTTCGGAGATGCTAAACCAAAAAGGACTTTATCATACAGTATTAAATGCAAAACAAAACCAACTTGAAGCCGAAATTATTGCCAAGGCAGGACGAAAAAATGCGATTACAATCGCGACAAATATGGCTGGAAGAGGAACTGATATAATTTTAGAGCCTGGTGTGACTGAACTTGGCGGCCTTTATATTCTTGGAACCGATAAAGCCGAAGCTAGAAGAATCGATAACCAACTACGAGGTCGCTCTGGACGACAAGGTGATGTGGGAATTTCGCGATTTTTTATCTCACTTCAGGACCAACTTTTTCGGCGTTTTACCAATTTTGATCAAATTTTTGGCGCTTATGGACAAACAAATGGGGCAATTAAAGGAAAATATATTCATGCGGTTTTACTTGCAGCCCAAAAGAAAATCGAAGGCTTTAACTTCGATATGCGCAAAACTGTGCTTAGTTATGATGATGTTATTCGTCAACAGCGTGATTTAATTTATGCCCAAAGAGATATTTTGCTTCAGATTGAAAATTTTGACCATTATATCCAGAAGATGATTATTCGGGCTGTTGATATCATTTTAAGCTATGATTTTATAATTTTACCAAATCAAGAAATTCACTATAAAAATTTAATAAATTTTCTTAATGATAATTTATCAAGAATTACTCATTTTAACTTTGGGCAAATTGGAATTGAAAATTATCCCATTGAACAACTTAATGAATTTTTAATCAAACAATTAGAAACTATTTATTTTAAACAAATCCAATCAGTTTTAAAGGAAAATCTTGGAAAAACCTACTTTGAATCAGAACGTTATATTATTTTATCAACACTTGATAGTCAGTGACAAAATCATATTGACACCATTGACAAATTAAGATCTTCTGCTAATTTAGTTCAGTATTCCCAGAAAAATCCTTATCAAATTTTTACCGAGGAAGCAACAAAAAAATTCAACATTTTAGTAGCAGAATCCGCTTATCAGGCAATAGTTTCTTTATTTAATAATTCAAATGCTGAAAAAATAGAATATATCAAAGCAATTTTGTCTGATGGAACCGCAATTTCTTATCCGGCAGATAGCCCTCAAGAAATAATTGATCAAATAATCGCCTCTAACGAGGAGAGAATCGCGGCTGCAAGAAAAGCAAAAGAAGAAAAACAGCCTGAATTTATTGAAAAACAACTTGCTAAACTAAAAATTGAAAAGGTTGAATCAGGAGAGGAATTTGAACTTTGAAAAATCGGAGATAGCAAACTAGTTAACCTAAAAAAGGAAATGCCTCTTGATGAAAAACAAAATATTTTAGTAAAAATGCAGCAGGAACAACTTGAAATG